One stretch of Centroberyx gerrardi isolate f3 chromosome 13, fCenGer3.hap1.cur.20231027, whole genome shotgun sequence DNA includes these proteins:
- the gpbp1l1 gene encoding vasculin-like protein 1 isoform X1 gives MAQHDFVPAWLNFSTPQPAKSPAANLEKQGEPHHHRDSRTAVSRRRHNSSDGFFNNGPLRAPAGDGWQQPSLLLRHDSVDSGVAKGGHGGLAGGSCWKEAPSWHGAPRGAQDGHHHQGRHPKRGAVDRDRQGGHRQRNGNFHPRKGAPYQDKFPTEERKDDKLKFVEEDFPSLNPETTGKPGTQMRAVAPHAGVWENPPSGKQMVSKMLVIKKVSKEDPSTAFSAGFASAGALPTNGSKAPIAGSSVYKNLVPKPAVAPTKSTQWKPSGREVTKSGLHMPGRDSVFTSPVSTAKPSTPASVPPHNTPKEQHPSSTTPPIDIAPSRLKLMRRGPDRKSEFLRALKDEGTGELTTSSSPGTSGEGESSTPEPKAYSEEVCHENGLSYSLSDSDTEHLSSSLEAEHRLLKAMGWQEYPENDDNFLPLTEDELREFQTKTEQLKRNGVQRNGVLPRARGVTLHFTPWRSVAEAHVEEGSESETSSSSQTSDDDDCIKS, from the exons ATGGCGCAGCATGACTTTGTCCCTGCCTGGCTTAACTTCTCCACGCCCCAGCCTgccaag TCCCCTGCCGCCAACCTTGAGAAACAAGGTGAGCCCCACCACCACAGAGACAGCAGAACCGCTGTGAGCCGCCGCCGCCACAACTCCTCTGATGGCTTCTTCAACAACGGGCCCCTGCGTGCTCCAGCAG GTGACGGATGGCAGCAGCCCTCTCTGCTTCTGAGGCACGACTCGGTGGACTCTGGGGTGGCCAAAGGGGGGCATGGCGGGCTGGCAGGGGGTTCATGTTGGAAGGAAGCGCCCAGCTGGCACGGAGCACCGCGGGGAGCCCAAGACGGTCACCATCACCAGGGACGTCACCCCAAACGGGGAGCGGTCGACAGGGACAGGCAGGGGGGACACCGGCAGCGCAATGGTAACTTCCATCCCCGCAAGGGCGCCCCGTACCAGGACAAGTTCCCCACGGAGGAACGCAAGGACGACAAGCTGAAGTTTGTGGAAGAGGACTTT CCCTCCCTCAACCCTGAAACAACTGGAAAGCCTGGGACCCAGATGCGAGCAGTGGCTCCCCACGCTGGAGTATGGG AAAACCCCCCTAGCGGCAAACAGATGGTGTCCAAAATGCTGGTTATCAAGAAGGTTTCCAAGGAGGACCCCAGTACGGCCTTCTCTGCAGGGTTCGCCAGTGCAGGCGCCCTGCCCACCAACGGCAGCAAAGCTCCCATAGCAGGCTCCAGCGTCTACAAGAACCTGGTCCCCAAGCCTGCTGTGGCCCCCACCAAG agcACCCAGTGGAAACCCAGTGGTAGAGAGGTCACCAAGTCTGGCCTTCACATGCCAGGCCGAGATTCAGTCTTCACCAGCCCCGTCTCTACAGCCAAACCCAGCACCCCAGCCAGTGTACCACCACACAACACCCCAAAAGAG CAGCACCCTTCCAGCACGACTCCTCCCATCGACATTGCCCCGTCGAGGCTGAAGCTGATGCGTCGCGGTCCGGACCGTAAGAGCGAGTTCCTGCGAGCTCTGAAGGACGAGGGCACCGGAGAGCTGACGACCAGCAGCAGCCCAGGGACGTCGGGGGAG GGTGAAAGCAGCACCCCAGAGCCCAAAGCCTACAGCGAGGAAGTCTGCCATGAGAACGGCCTGTCCTACTCCCTCAGTGACTCAGACACTGAACACCTGTCCAGCTCCCTGGAAGCAGAGCACAG GTTGCTGAAGGCCATGGGCTGGCAGGAATACCCAGAAAATGATGACAACTTCCTGCCTCTGACAGAGGATGAGCTGAGAGAGTTCCAGACTAAAACTGAACAG ctgAAGAGGAACGGCGTGCAGAGGAATGGGGTTCTCCCGAGGGCGCGGGGTGTGACCCTCCACTTCACCCCCTGGAGGAGTGTGGCGGAGGCGCACGTCGAAGAGGGCTCGGAGTCCGAAACCAGTAGCAGCAGCCAGACCTCCGACGACGACGACTGCATCAAATCCTAA
- the gpbp1l1 gene encoding vasculin-like protein 1 isoform X2 has translation MAQHDFVPAWLNFSTPQPAKSPAANLEKQGEPHHHRDSRTAVSRRRHNSSDGFFNNGPLRAPAGDGWQQPSLLLRHDSVDSGVAKGGHGGLAGGSCWKEAPSWHGAPRGAQDGHHHQGRHPKRGAVDRDRQGGHRQRNGNFHPRKGAPYQDKFPTEERKDDKLKFVEEDFPSLNPETTGKPGTQMRAVAPHAGVWENPPSGKQMVSKMLVIKKVSKEDPSTAFSAGFASAGALPTNGSKAPIAGSSVYKNLVPKPAVAPTKSTQWKPSGREVTKSGLHMPGRDSVFTSPVSTAKPSTPASVPPHNTPKEHPSSTTPPIDIAPSRLKLMRRGPDRKSEFLRALKDEGTGELTTSSSPGTSGEGESSTPEPKAYSEEVCHENGLSYSLSDSDTEHLSSSLEAEHRLLKAMGWQEYPENDDNFLPLTEDELREFQTKTEQLKRNGVQRNGVLPRARGVTLHFTPWRSVAEAHVEEGSESETSSSSQTSDDDDCIKS, from the exons ATGGCGCAGCATGACTTTGTCCCTGCCTGGCTTAACTTCTCCACGCCCCAGCCTgccaag TCCCCTGCCGCCAACCTTGAGAAACAAGGTGAGCCCCACCACCACAGAGACAGCAGAACCGCTGTGAGCCGCCGCCGCCACAACTCCTCTGATGGCTTCTTCAACAACGGGCCCCTGCGTGCTCCAGCAG GTGACGGATGGCAGCAGCCCTCTCTGCTTCTGAGGCACGACTCGGTGGACTCTGGGGTGGCCAAAGGGGGGCATGGCGGGCTGGCAGGGGGTTCATGTTGGAAGGAAGCGCCCAGCTGGCACGGAGCACCGCGGGGAGCCCAAGACGGTCACCATCACCAGGGACGTCACCCCAAACGGGGAGCGGTCGACAGGGACAGGCAGGGGGGACACCGGCAGCGCAATGGTAACTTCCATCCCCGCAAGGGCGCCCCGTACCAGGACAAGTTCCCCACGGAGGAACGCAAGGACGACAAGCTGAAGTTTGTGGAAGAGGACTTT CCCTCCCTCAACCCTGAAACAACTGGAAAGCCTGGGACCCAGATGCGAGCAGTGGCTCCCCACGCTGGAGTATGGG AAAACCCCCCTAGCGGCAAACAGATGGTGTCCAAAATGCTGGTTATCAAGAAGGTTTCCAAGGAGGACCCCAGTACGGCCTTCTCTGCAGGGTTCGCCAGTGCAGGCGCCCTGCCCACCAACGGCAGCAAAGCTCCCATAGCAGGCTCCAGCGTCTACAAGAACCTGGTCCCCAAGCCTGCTGTGGCCCCCACCAAG agcACCCAGTGGAAACCCAGTGGTAGAGAGGTCACCAAGTCTGGCCTTCACATGCCAGGCCGAGATTCAGTCTTCACCAGCCCCGTCTCTACAGCCAAACCCAGCACCCCAGCCAGTGTACCACCACACAACACCCCAAAAGAG CACCCTTCCAGCACGACTCCTCCCATCGACATTGCCCCGTCGAGGCTGAAGCTGATGCGTCGCGGTCCGGACCGTAAGAGCGAGTTCCTGCGAGCTCTGAAGGACGAGGGCACCGGAGAGCTGACGACCAGCAGCAGCCCAGGGACGTCGGGGGAG GGTGAAAGCAGCACCCCAGAGCCCAAAGCCTACAGCGAGGAAGTCTGCCATGAGAACGGCCTGTCCTACTCCCTCAGTGACTCAGACACTGAACACCTGTCCAGCTCCCTGGAAGCAGAGCACAG GTTGCTGAAGGCCATGGGCTGGCAGGAATACCCAGAAAATGATGACAACTTCCTGCCTCTGACAGAGGATGAGCTGAGAGAGTTCCAGACTAAAACTGAACAG ctgAAGAGGAACGGCGTGCAGAGGAATGGGGTTCTCCCGAGGGCGCGGGGTGTGACCCTCCACTTCACCCCCTGGAGGAGTGTGGCGGAGGCGCACGTCGAAGAGGGCTCGGAGTCCGAAACCAGTAGCAGCAGCCAGACCTCCGACGACGACGACTGCATCAAATCCTAA